A single genomic interval of Coccidioides posadasii str. Silveira chromosome 1, complete sequence harbors:
- a CDS encoding uncharacterized protein (EggNog:ENOG410PUXP~COG:E) translates to MCVPKFVPFKFTPGNEWTLDREALREAVQGKESKVRAMLLMSPSMPSGGYFNAEEWDLISKLCVEADLLLILDTAMERLLFDKRPLIHPAGLPGMANRTIIVGAASKELRMIGWRAGWIVAPKEYIPDLIAVSLANVVVPVGIAQSAAAVALERSWTTMQPYVDELQARRDLILEELHGLPVGVPAGGWSLLLRVSDYGIDGETASKRLLEEGVCATGMAGWGNEHGKENTYALFFQMSHVRD, encoded by the coding sequence ATGTGTGTCCCCAAGTTTGTCCCCTTCAAGTTCACCCCGGGGAACGAATGGACATTGGACAGGGAGGCATTGAGGGAAGCCGTCCAGGGAAAAGAGAGCAAGGTCCGAGCAATGCTTCTGATGTCCCCATCGATGCCATCTGGAGGCTATTTCAATGCCGAAGAGTGGGACCTCATATCCAAACTCTGTGTAGAGGCAGATCTCCTTCTCATCCTTGACACTGCCATGGAGCGGCTCCTGTTTGATAAGAGACCGCTTATCCACCCTGCTGGGCTACCAGGCATGGCTAATCGCACAATTATCGTCGGCGCCGCCTCCAAGGAACTTCGCATGATCGGCTGGCGGGCAGGGTGGATTGTTGCGCCCAAGGAATACATACCTGATCTCATCGCCGTCTCGCTCGCGAACGTAGTCGTTCCCGTGGGAATTGCGCAGTCTGCGGCCGCCGTTGCCCTCGAGAGATCATGGACTACCATGCAGCCTTACGTGGACGAGCTGCAAGCCCGCCGGGATTTGATCTTAGAGGAGCTACACGGCCTGCCTGTGGGCGTACCTGCAGGAGGATGGTCACTTCTTCTACGAGTATCAGACTACGGAATTGACGGAGAAACGGCGTCCAAAAGGCTGCTGGAGGAAGGCGTATGTGCGACGGGCATGGCAGGCTGGGGAAACGAACACGGGAAAGAAAATACGTACGCTTTGTTTTTTCAAATGAGCCATGTGAGAGATTAG
- a CDS encoding uncharacterized protein (EggNog:ENOG410Q567) produces the protein MCIPVNITKAGWTVELAFTVPLPYKVSEETYPGNVEARIRSEPATYTRISKNSHLAVLLANAAIRPSTGSSTADSAAAVRGSTASNSSSPGGVEAEWKPSLFALETW, from the exons ATGTGCATTCCCGTAAATATCACCAAGGCTGGATGGACTGTCGAGCTCGCTTTCACGGTGCCTTTGCCTTATAAGGTCAGCGAAGAAACATACCCGGGCAATGTGGAAGCGAGAATACGCTCCGAGCCTGCGACCTACACTCGTATCAGCAAGAACT CACACTTGGCAGTTCTTTTGGCCAACGCTGCCATCCGTCCTTCCACCGGGTCATCCACGGCGGATAGCGCTGCTGCTGTTCGCGGCTCTACAGCGAGTAATTCTAGTAGCCCTGGTGGGGTTGAGGCAGAATGGAAGCCATCATTGTTTGCCTTGGAAACATGGTGA
- a CDS encoding uncharacterized protein (EggNog:ENOG410PRGT~COG:S~BUSCO:14689at33183) encodes MDTALLTPLSTIEQRLNALISSITSSPTAAGALAATLALLEADDSLTSALETLRTHQANYAKILQLRAEAKSLEERVRDIVREVGKMGDDISALAGDDDKESEKDDEPVTGPRKDGEDTTMGGTATNAEQESLRRRKNEIDYKLLLDFARRISKYNTQAASAATSGAIPTKRSLQNVQEQGREQEQSLQKGTDASGMAEITKQSTIQLDASAESIRQAWLLPYPNDDKIRMGVMGKLQAAVAASGGRDDRDIEREVEKIMLAVEGGTEQTEQTSIEKENAGGGSGQAVQTSGQTAAGGIGAASIGSVAKPPAAPKAKLDLDLYDPDEDEG; translated from the coding sequence ATGGATACCGCCCTTCTCACGCCCCTATCTACCATCGAGCAGCGCCTCAACGCCCTCATATCCTCAATAACTTCGTCTCCAACCGCTGCAGGTGCACTCGCGGCGACCCTCGCCCTTCTCGAAGCAGACGACAGCCTGACCTCTGCACTAGAAACGCTGCGAACGCATCAAGCGAATTATGCCAAAATACTCCAGTTGCGCGCTGAGGCGAAGAGCCTGGAAGAGAGAGTGCGCGACATAGTCCGTGAAGTCGGCAAGATGGGCGATGACATCTCGGCACTGGCCGGCGACGACGACAAGGAAAGTGAGAAGGACGACGAGCCCGTTACCGGCCCACGCAAAGACGGAGAAGACACCACGATGGGCGGGACAGCTACAAATGCCGAGCAAGAATCGCTGCGACGACGCAAGAACGAGATTGACTACAAACTCCTCCTCGATTTCGCCCGCCGGATCAGCAAATATAACACTCAAGCCGCGTCCGCGGCAACATCAGGCGCGATTCCTACGAAACGCTCTCTGCAGAATGTGCAGGAACAAGGTCGAGAGCAAGAGCAAAGTCTGCAAAAAGGGACAGATGCCAGCGGCATGGCAGAGATCACTAAACAGTCTACGATTCAGTTGGATGCTTCGGCAGAGTCTATCCGCCAAGCTTGGCTCTTACCGTACCCGAATGATGATAAGATACGTATGGGAGTGATGGGAAAACTGCAAGCTGCTGTTGCAGCCAGCGGTGGACGCGATGATCGGGATATAGAGAGGGAGGTGGAGAAAATAATGCTTGCGGTGGAAGGTGGCACTGAGCAGACGGAGCAGACGTCCATAGAAAAGGAGAATGCAGGGGGGGGTTCCGGCCAAGCAGTCCAGACGAGTGGACAGACTGCTGCTGGAGGAATTGGTGCCGCATCTATCGGAAGCGTTGCTAAGCCGCCAGCAGCTCCGAAGGCGAAACTGGATTTGGATTTGTATGACccggatgaagatgaaggtTAA
- a CDS encoding uncharacterized protein (EggNog:ENOG410PJEN~COG:G~TransMembrane:11 (o40-60i72-93o105-122i165-182o194-213i313-333o353-376i397-417o423-447i454-474o486-510i)) — protein sequence MTDTGTHHFVKSSKNVLVPQPSNDPHDPLNWTPFWKGTTMTLTTIMSFAQAVGPLALPPMFPKLMEEFHCDLSGAVQFTGVCILVLGFSNFFWVPIMTTFGRRPVLLFSTLICLISNIWRGVATSYGSFMGACVLNGFGAGPAETAQPQIIADVMFLHERGAYNTLYFTTYFGALMIGPIIAGPMTDYLHWRHFWWLNVALLGAVNVALIFLFPETKWHRAQPDEGVVDTKSSGSIGVSEKQTQEPSATLVEAASEEEIEKGEARRVETQEDLYLATGSPSKQQFKLWQKNESPFKSMLVDFWVPWKLHAFPIVQLAAFIVSWSASVFLTVNLTQSQNFAAPPYNFSAQAVGFTNWAILIGALIGLFTNGPLSDWVSMRATRKNRGIREPEMRLPAMIPYVVVVLVCNLVVALGYQYKWDWKAIVIIGYTGAGIQVAAIPAIISTYAIDSYKPVAGSIFVTITVNKNLWGYGVGKFLTPWTERNGFIPAIMLNMSLMIFWCACAIPFYFWGKKLRKLTANSSVHNL from the exons ATGACCGACACTGGCACTCACCATTTTGTGAAATCCTCGAAGAATGTCCTAGTGCCTCAGCCCTCAAACGATCCTCATGATCCGTTG AACTGGACTCCTTTCTGGAAGGGGACAACCATGACATTAACGACTATAATGTCCTTCGCACAGGCAGTTGGCCCCTTGGCGCTGCCTCCTATGTTTCCGAAGTTAATGGAAGAATTCCACTGCGACCTGTCAGGGGCCGTTCAATTTACGGGCGTTTGCATCTTAGTCCTCGGCTTTAGTAATTTCTTCTG GGTGCCAATTATGACTACATTCGGTCGTCGCCCCGTACTTCTCTTTTCCACATTGATATGCTTGATTTCTAATATCTGGCGTGGTGTCGCGACATCATATGGAAGCTTTATGGGAGCCTGTGTCCTCAATGGCTTTGGAGCTGGGCCGGCGGAG ACGGCTCAACCTCAAATCATTGCTGATGTGATGTTTTTGCACGAGCGCGGAGCATACAACACTCTTTACTTTACGACTTACTTTGGAGCTTTGATG ATTGGTCCTATCATTGCAGGACCTATGACTGATTACCTTCATTGGAGACATTTCTGGTGGCTAAACGTTGCTCTCCTCGGCGCAGTGAATGTGGCTTtgatcttcttattccccGAGACCAAATGGCATCGGGCTCAACCCGACGAAGGAGTGGTCGATACCAAGTCTTCGGGTAGCATTGGAGTCTCAGAGAAACAAACCCAAGAACCTTCTGCTACCCTTGTTGAGGCAGCCTCCGAGGAGGAAATAGAAAAGGGAGAGGCCCGTCGAGTTGAGACCCAAGAAGATCTCTACTTGGCGACAGGCTCCCCTTCAAAGCAGCAGTTTAAGCTCTGGCAGAAAAACGAGAGCCCCTTCAAGAGTATGCTTGTTGATTTCTGGGTCCCGTGGAAACTGCATGCTTTTCCCATTGTTCAACTTGCGGCCTTCATTGTCTCCTGGTCTGCCTCGGTATTCCTCACTGTCAACCTGACCCAAAGTCAAAACTTCGCGGCACCGCCATACAACTTTTCTGCGCAGGCTGTTGGGTTTACCAACTGGGCAATTTTGATTGGGGCTTTGATCGGACTATTTACGAACGGTCCCTTATCCGACTGGGTTTCTATGCGTGCGACCAGGAAGAATCGGGGTATCCGAGAGCCAGAGATGAGACTGCCTGCCATGATCCCATATGTGGTTGTCGTCCTTGTTTGCAACCTGGTGGTGGCCCTGGGATATCAATATAAATGGGACTGGAAG GCAATCGTCATCATTGGGTACACAGGGGCAGGTATCCAAGTCGCTGCCATTCCCGCCATTATCAGTACCTACGCCATTGACAGCTACAAACCTGTTGCTGGCAGCATCTTTGTCACCATCACTGTGAATAAGAATTTGTGGGGTTATGGAGTTGGCAAGTTTCTCACTCCGTGGACCGAGAGGAATGGCTTCATTCCCGCCATCATGCTCAACATGAGCCTCATGATTTTCTGGTGTGCATGTGCTATCCCGTTCTATTTCTGGGGTAAGAAGCTGCGCAAGCTTACTGCCAATTCATCTGTGCATAATTTGTAA
- a CDS encoding uncharacterized protein (EggNog:ENOG410PHMI~COG:G~TransMembrane:12 (i90-110o130-149i161-182o188-207i214-233o245-265i321-340o360-380i400-419o425-448i460-484o496-518i)~BUSCO:3568at33183) — protein sequence MPSSRARRELKASEPRPPGLFLPHFGPPERARRHGTRQLEQRGSIRVGNDDESSLVDEGIGAKRADGRVEIQESDCYEKLGFGFSTMKKWTILCVIFVVQISMNFNTSVYANAITPMSKEFSLPEKTIRLGQMIFLVAYAFGCELWAPWSEELGRWPIMQLSLLLVNIWQVLCALAPSFRVIFAGRLLGGLSSAGGSVTLGMIADMWEADDQQFAVAFIVLSSVAGSVVGPIAGGFMEVRLHWRWNFWIQLVAGIAVQLCHFLLVPETRATILLDREAKRMRRFGVADVYGPGEIHGRGCTFKELREIWIRPFSMFVREPIVLCLSLLSGFSDALIFTFLESYQPVFSQWGFGTIQVGLAFIPIIIGYVIGYLSFIPVILHHKKDLDQKPYRARPERRLWWLQITAPLECLGLFLFAWSSFGPPYFHWISPMFFSMMIAIANYCIYMATIDYMIASYGPYSASATGGNAFARDLLAGIAALYSTPFYKNGHPSYELVYPSLILSGIAFLVTIPIYVFYKYGPQIRKWSKFAQTVATDRDEIHKRRARRANRSTSEKTGMEV from the exons ATGCCTTCTTCAAGGGCAAGACGGGAGCTGAAGGCTAGTGAACCTCGACCTCCAGGTCTGTTTCTTCCGCATTTTGGCCCCCCAGAGAGAGCACGAAGACACGGAACAAGACAGCTGGAGCAACGTGGATCGATCAGGGTTGGCAACGATGATGAGAGCAGTCTAGTCGACGAAGGCATTGGTGCAAAGCGAGCCGACGGTAGGGTTGAGATACAGGAGTCTGACTGCTATGAGAAACTGGGCTTTGGCTTCTCTACGATGAAGAAGTGGACGATCCTCTGCGTTATCTTTGTCGTGCAGATCTCGATGAACTTCAATACGAGCGTCTATGCCAACGCTATCACACCAATGTCCAAAGAGTTCTCGTTGCCTGAGAAGACCATCAGACTTGGACAGATGATATTTCTTGTCGCATACGCCTTTGGATGTGAACTGTGGGCACCGTGGAGCGAAGAACTTGGGAGATGGCCCATCATGCAACTTAGTCTACTCCTTGTCAATATATGGCAGGTATTATGTGCGCTTGCGCCAAGCTTTCGTGTGATCTTCGCTGGCCGTCTTCTCGGCGGGTTATCATCCGCTGGGGGCTCCGTTACGCTGGGTATGATTGCAGATATGTGGGAAGCCGATGATCAACAGTTTGCCGTTGCCTTTATCGTTCTTTCCTCCGTTGCTGGCTCAGTTGTCGGCCCGATCGCGGGAGGTTTCATGGAGGTCCGCCTTCATTGGCGGTGGAACTTCTGGATTCAATTAGTCGCGGGCATCGCTGTACAGCTTTGTCATTTCCTGCTCGTTCCAGAGACCAGGGCCACCATACTCCTTGACAGGGAAGCCAAACGAATGCGCAGATTCGGTGTAGCAGACGTTTACGGTCCTGGCGAAATCCACGGCCGGGGGTGTACCTTCAAGGAACTGCGCGAAATTTGGATAAGGCCTTTTAGCATGTTTGTCCGGGAGCCCATCGTGCTgtgtctttctcttctcaGCGGCTTTAGTGACGCACTCATATTTACCTTCCTGGAATCGTACCAGCCCGTGTTTTCTCAATGGGGTTTTGGGACCATTCAAGTTGGACTTGCATTTATCCC GATTATTATCGGGTACGTTATCGGGTATCTTTCGTTTATTCCGGTTATTCTACATCATAAAAAGGACCTCGATCAGAAACCTTATCGAGCAAGACCTGAAAGACGACTCTGGTGGCTTCAAATTA CTGCTCCGCTCGAGTGCCTGGGGTTATTTCTATTTGCCTGGTCAAGCTTTGGCCCCCCTTATTTCCATTGGATAAGCCCAATGTTCTTTTCTATGATGATTGCTATTGCCAAC TACTGCATATACATGGCTACGATTGATTATATGATCGCTAGCTACGGCCCGTATTCGGCATCAGCAACGGGTGGCAATGCCTTTGCTAGAGATCTACTTGCCGGCATCGCTGCCTTGTACTCTACGCCAT TTTACAAAAATGGCCATCCATCCTACGAGCTGGTGTATCCATCCTTAATCCTCTCAGGCATCGCATTTCTGGTTACAATACCAATTTACGTATTCTATAAATACGGACCACAAATCCGCAAGTGGTCAAAGTTTGCGCAGACGGTTGCTACCGACAGGGACGAGATCCATAAGCGCCGCGCTAGGCGTGCGAATAGGAGTACTTCAGAAAAGACAGGAATGGAAGTTTGA
- a CDS encoding uncharacterized protein (EggNog:ENOG410PYF1) yields the protein MYPCIPPPPPVPSLPTLPPELLLHIFPYLPPESKLALSLTARRFYQILSDQVPKWPQLAPNEQYSFLYLLERLGFSIPSNPKTPVACCSGCKTTHSSYKFLLAELNKGTDDRTCRDATRSLWVSPDTQYSFNDLKDRSADRGWLTDDGTLRRRGGTDLAIYTTYKILSLPKSTQAPRKKIASILNTFNLPSCPHMRLNHPVIIEGYKPDAHPIDVKYYLSDMRNDSAKCQFPGCKTSIYWIARTHVNKRDWKTFYIEVSRDVGNLNRPNSPAWLAQLITPNADKLTKFWNDRLEWKRQMLAYEERRYEHQLQRQQRQQQQNESPSSIATAVTPTLANLPALLSPGSSSDHTPNIEEDQYDEIPPPLPDPVPDEADLFKPILGDGFVAAEVKFQRKFKRINGGTDRTDTWYQHMANLRSTLARWRFSTHPVD from the coding sequence ATGTACCCCTGCatcccaccaccaccaccagtgCCCTCCCTTCCGACCCTCCCCCCAGAACTACTCTTGCACATTTTCCCTTATCTCCCACCAGAGTCAAAGCTGGCTCTCTCCCTCACAGCGAGACGCTTTTATCAGATCCTCTCGGACCAAGTCCCAAAGTGGCCCCAACTTGCGCCCAACGAACAATACTCTTTTCTCTACCTCCTGGAACGACTCGGATTTTCCATTCCGTCAAATCCCAAAACTCCTGTGGCTTGTTGCAGTGGATGCAAAACCACTCATTCAAGTTATAAATTTCTTCTAGCAGAGCTCAACAAAGGCACGGACGACCGGACTTGCAGAGACGCAACCAGATCCCTCTGGGTCAGCCCAGATACCCAGTATAGCTTCAATGACCTTAAAGACCGTTCTGCGGATCGCGGCTGGCTCACCGACGATGGCACCTTGCGCCGCAGAGGTGGAACCGACCTTGCCATCTACACGACTTACAAGATCCTCTCCCTCCCCAAATCTACCCAAGCACCCCGTAAGAAGATTGCCTCTATCCTCAACACTTTTAACCTTCCCTCTTGCCCGCACATGAGATTGAATCACCCCGTCATCATAGAAGGATATAAACCTGACGCCCACCCCATCGACGTCAAATACTACTTGTCTGACATGCGCAATGACTCTGCAAAATGCCAATTCCCCGGCTGCAAGACCTCCATCTACTGGATTGCCCGTACTCACGTGAATAAGCGGGACTGGAAGACTTTCTACATTGAGGTCAGCCGCGATGTGGGCAACTTAAATAGACCAAATTCTCCCGCCTGGCTCGCGCAGCTCATCACCCCTAACGCCGACAAACTCACCAAATTCTGGAACGACCGCCTAGAATGGAAACGCCAAATGCTTGCCTACGAAGAACGCAGATACGAACACCAGCTGCAGCGACAACAACGGCAACAGCAACAGAATGAGTCACCATCATCCATAGCGACCGCCGTTACACCTACCCTGGCCAACCTTCCAGCCCTGCTATCTCCCGGCTCATCTTCAGACCACACGCCAAACATCGAGGAAGACCAGTACGACGAAATCCCTCCACCCCTTCCGGATCCCGTCCCGGACGAAGCAGATCTCTTTAAACCAATATTGGGCGACGGCTTTGTCGCTGCGGAGGTAAAGTTCCAAAGAAAATTCAAACGGATCAATGGAGGAACGGACCGGACGGACACATGGTACCAGCATATGGCTAATCTCCGATCGACTTTAGCCCGTTGGAGATTTTCAACCCATCCTGTAGATTAG
- a CDS encoding uncharacterized protein (EggNog:ENOG410PHRQ~COG:S~BUSCO:1981at33183) encodes MESTPERASRPPSLSIEDPARERLPTDSMVTVPLSDLQPSPREIDLDRRFSEITSISPASPCSEADAEAKVITLDDEIGSGHIGSDASSRRESSVSAVASETVENKELDDARSVDWVELEKTEELQSKSGPADDASTALLLARLEQENDALATDPKSALSGSPKPRRSSRPPSIHQLKKLVNDPRSSLRYSQLPTPQMTELEFWAAIVADYPRTAQRLPTLTSNKIRGGVPPPLRGVVWPSIAGARDVALQEEFDKLSGESSPYEGLIGKDIGRSFPNVEMFRDPNGEGQQMLAKVLKCFSLHDTKIGYCQGLGFVVGPLLMHMSEAEAFSVLVRLMDHYDLRSCFLPTLSGLHLRIYQFQTLLSRHRPNLHAHLEALNVEPVYVSQWFLSFFAVTCPLPMLLRIYDVLLLEGACETLMRVALSLMQRNEKKLLACHEFEDVMQLLLSRSIWDPYCCNADDLVNDFVSLTSLVTRESLQALEASYKESQGSSSNVYLPQLQAVASRFLGRLWAGSNAHNSTKSLVLNPGTPFSPSAVRRTPSKQSMASTLNSFESTSDASTAPTELSLDGSKRKQKSTMQNKDKDLHTQIEDLLIALTDMQREHATLAKELQKEREEREEDQQLAKLMLGYIKEQPEDEEAVDLIAKANSRFSTTESRRLSMQQTKQQLRDDIALWREKYEIELARCQNLSRTIDDHEHENNQLKEQLRDARSRIQDAHRDKQRLERTIQELRSRKQPPSNTSDRPQSTPDDNRASTSGLREFKLGKASTISTFSTQATSPKAATFAKRTSSLGAPTFFTPPDNADEDSLLAELVNAKTSEAIARQELDEVKAKLENLRKLMSKSGIGLSTAATMPAGNMHLSAGWGSSSTTPRTPNSNGSSAVSAGGGGGTGGGGFFSGWTKRTLSSGNISIVESK; translated from the exons ATGGAATCCACGCCGGAACGGGCCTCTAGACCCCCCTCGCTCAGCATCGAGGATCCAGCTCGTGAGCGGCTCCCCACGGATTCCATGGTCACCGTGCCCCTTTCGGACCTTCAGCCTAGCCCGAGGGAGATAGATCTTGACCGCAGATTCTCGGAAATTACCTCTATCTCTCCGGCCAGTCCCTGCAGCGAAGCAGATGCAGAAGCAAAAGTGATCACCCTCGACGATGAGATTGGATCAGGCCACATTGGTTCAGATGCATCGTCTAGGAGGGAATCTTCCGTGTCTGCGGTCGCAAGCGAGACTGTCGAGAATAAGGAGCTGGACGATGCCAGGTCTGTGGACTGGGTAGAGCTGGAAAAAACCGAAGAGCTGCAGTCGAAGTCAGGCCCAGCGGATGACGCC TCGACCGCTCTGCTCCTGGCAAGATTGGAACAGGAGAACGATGCCCTCGCGACCGACCCCAAATCAGCGCTGTCCGGCAGTCCAAAGCCCAGGCGCTCGTCCAGGCCACCCTCCATCCACCAGCTCAAGAAACTGGTCAACGATCCTCGGTCGTCGCTCCGATACTCGCAACTCCCAACCCCTCAGATGACCGAACTGGAGTTCTGGGCTGCCATCGTCGCAGACTATCCCCGAACGGCCCAGAGGCTCCCTACGCTCACGTCCAACAAGATTCGAGGAGGCGTGCCTCCACCTCTACGGGGCGTTGTCTGGCCCAGCATCGCTGGTGCTAGAGATGTGGCACTCCAGGAAGAATTTGACAAGCTGAGCGGCGAATCCAGCCCGTATGAAGGTCTCATCGGCAAGGATATCGGCAGAAGCTTTCCCAACGTGGAGATGTTTAGGGACCCCAACGGCGAGGGTCAGCAGATGCTGGCCAAAGTTCTAAAATGCTTTAGTCTCCATGACACAAAGATCGGGTACTGTCAGGGCCTTGGATTCGTCGTTGGTCCTCTTTTGATGCACATGAGCGAAGCGGAGGCCTTCTCTGTGCTCGTTAG GCTTATGGACCATTATGATCTCCGATCGTGCTTCCTGCCTACTTTATCTGGCCTCCACCTGCGCATCTATCAGTTCCAGACGCTGCTCTCCCGTCATCGACCGAATCTTCATGCGCACCTTGAAGCACTCAATGTCGAGCCTGTCTACGTGTCACAATGGTTTCTGTCCTTTTTCGCCGTGACTTGTCCACTTCCAATGCTGCTCCGTATTTACGATGTTCTGCTTCTCGAGGGCGCTTGCGAGACTCTGATGCGCGTTGCACTTTCGTTGATGCAACGAAACGAAAAGAAACTCCTGGCGTGTCACGAATTTGAGGACGTCATGCAACTTCTCCTATCGAGGAGCATTTGGGATCC GTACTGCTGCAACGCGGACGACCTTGTTAACGACTTTGTCTCTCTCACGTCCCTCGTGACTCGAGAGAGCCTTCAAGCGCTAGAAGCGAGCTACAAAGAATCCCAAGGATCTTCGTCTAATGTTTATCTCCCGCAGCTACAAGCTGTTGCTTCTCGGTTTTTAGGGCGATTATGGGCGGGGTCGAATGCTCACAATTCCACCAAGTCACTTGTGCTCAACCCTGGAACGCCATTTAGCCCATCCGCGGTTCGCCGTACACCGTCCAAGCAGAGCATGGCGTCCACCCTGAACTCTTTCGAGTCAACTTCCGATGCTAGCACAGCCCCAACAGAGCTTTCATTGGACGGCAGTAAGCGCAAGCAAAAGTCGACCATGCAGAACAAAGACAAGGATCTGCATACTCAAATCGAGGACCTGCTTATCGCATTGACAGACATGCAGCGCGAGCATGCAACTCTGGCTAAGGAACTCCAAAAGGAACGTGAAGAGCGCGAGGAAGACCAACAACTGGCTAAATTAATGTTGGGATATATCAAAGAACAGCCGGAAGATGAAGAGGCCGTTGACCTTATCGCTAAAGCGAACAGCCGCTTCTCTACTACTGAATCCCGCCGGCTGTCTATGCAGCAAACCAAACAGCAGCTTCGAGACGATATCGCCTTGTGGCGAGAGAAGTACGAAATCGAGCTCGCCCGATGTCAAAACTTGAGTCGCACAATCGACGACCACGAGCACGAAAATAACCAGTTAAAAGAGCAACTCCGTGACGCCCGCTCGCGCATCCAGGATGCCCACAGGGACAAGCAACGTCTCGAGCGCACCATCCAGGAACTGCGATCTCGCAAACAACCTCCCTCCAACACCTCCGACCGACCCCAGTCTACCCCTGACGACAATCGGGCTTCCACCTCGGGTCTTCGCGAATTCAAACTCGGTAAAGCTTCTACCATCAGCACATTTTCTACTCAGGCGACGTCTCCCAAAGCAGCTACTTTCGCCAAACGCACTAGCTCCCTCGGCGCCCCGACTTTCTTCACTCCACCCGATAACGCCGATGAAGACTCCCTGCTCGCAGAGCTCGTCAATGCCAAGACATCTGAAGCCATCGCCCGTCAAGAACTCGACGAAGTCAAAGCAAAACTGGAAAACCTTCGAAAACTCATGTCCAAATCGGGCATTGGCCTTTCCACTGCTGCCACGATGCCGGCGGGAAACATGCACCTGTCAGCTGGATGGGGATCGTCCTCGACGACACCTCGAACTCCCAATTCAAATGGAAGTTCAGCAGTTAGTGCCGGCGGGGGTGGGGGCACCGGTGGCGGCGGCTTTTTCAGCGGATGGACAAAGCGAACATTATCGTCTGGGAATATATCAATCGTGGAATCAAAGTAA